GCGCAAGTCGGTGCCGGTCAGGTCGCGCACGCGCGGCCCACCGGCCGCGACGATCTCCTGGGCCATGGCCTTCTCGCCGGGGCCGCCGACCACCCAAACGTCCAGGCCCTTTTCGACGAACTGGCGGGCGGCTTCCGGATAATAGGTCCATCGCTTGGAGGCGCCGACCGATCCCGGACCCAGCGCGACCGCGGTGACCCCGGTCAGGCCGTTCGCCTGGCGCCAGCGCGCGACCTCCTCGGGCGGGACCCGCAATTGCGGCACCGGCCATTCCGGGGGCAGCGGCGCGCCGTCGGGCCGGGCGAGCGCGGCGTTCTTGTCGATGAAGCGGGGTAACCGCTTCTCGCCCCAGCGCCAGCGGTTGATCAGCCCGAACCGGAACTCGCCGACGAAGCCGACCCGCTCGGGGATGCCGGCCAGCGCCGGCGCGATGGCCGCCTTCCAGGTCCGGGGCAGCACCAGGGCAGTGCCATAGTTCCGCTCGCGCAAGAGCTTCGCGAGGCCGAATTGGCGGGCCACCGCGAGCCGGCTGCGCGGCAGGTCCCAGACGATCCCCTGGCGGACGCCGGGCATGTAATCGACCAGCGGGGCGCAGAGCGGGGTGGTCAGGAGGTCGACCGGCCGATTCGGCCAGCGCTCCTTCAGGACCCGCACCACGGTGTGGTTCCGAACGAAATCGCCGATCCACATATAGGGGACGATCAGGATCGGGCGCGTGTCGGCCGGATCCTCAAATCCACTAAATTGCGAATCTTTGTTCATTTTTTTGATGGAGACCCAAGCGGTGTCGACAGGGTCCGTTCGGTAGCCGCTCTGCACAGGCAGGTAAAGTCGGGACAGTTCCGATCCCAAAACCGCTTACACTTTGCCGGATCATGCGCTACGGCAGGGCTTGCGGCGGGGTCTTGGGCAGTTTCTTGGGCAGTTTCTTGGGCGCTGAATTTGGCAAATCGGGCAGGGACGATGGAATGTTGCTGGTGACCGGCGGGGCCGGTTTTATCGGGTCGAATGTCGTGGCGGCGCTCAATGATGCGGGCCGCAGCGACGTGGTGGTCTGCGACCTGCTCGGCCACGACGGCAAATGGCGCAACCTTGCCAAGCGGCAGCTCGCCGACATCGTGCCGCCGGCCGAGCTGATCGACTGGCTGAAAGGGCGCAAGCTCGACGCCGTGATTCACCTCGGGGCCATTTCCGAGACCACCGCGACCGATGGCGATCTCGTCATCGAGACCAATTTCCGCCTCTCGATGCGCCTGCTGGACTGGTGCACGGCCAACGCCGTGCCGTTCATCTACGCATCGTCGGCCGCCACCTATGGCGACGGTGAGGAAGGCTTTGGCGATGACGCATCGCTCGCCGCGCTGAAGACGTTGCGGCCGATGAACCTCTATGGCTGGAGCAAGCATCTGTTCGATCTCGCTGTCGCCGAACGCGTCGCGCGCGGCGACAAGCTGCCGCCGCAATGGGCGGGGCTGAAATTCTTCAACGTGTTCGGCCCGAACGAGTATCACAAGGGCACGATGATGAGCGTGCTGGCGAAGCGCTTCGACGACATCAAAGCGGGGCGCGTCGTGCAATTGTTCAAGTCGCATCGCGAGGGCATCGCCGACGGCGACCAGCGGCGCGATTTCATCTACGTCGACGACGTCGTGCGGGTCATCATGTGGCTGCTGGCAACGCCCTCGGTCTCCGGGCTCTTCAACGTCGGAACCGGCAAGGCGCGCAGCTTCAAGGACATGATGGTCGCGGCCTACGCC
This region of Bradyrhizobium sp. CCGUVB1N3 genomic DNA includes:
- the waaF gene encoding lipopolysaccharide heptosyltransferase II; protein product: MNKDSQFSGFEDPADTRPILIVPYMWIGDFVRNHTVVRVLKERWPNRPVDLLTTPLCAPLVDYMPGVRQGIVWDLPRSRLAVARQFGLAKLLRERNYGTALVLPRTWKAAIAPALAGIPERVGFVGEFRFGLINRWRWGEKRLPRFIDKNAALARPDGAPLPPEWPVPQLRVPPEEVARWRQANGLTGVTAVALGPGSVGASKRWTYYPEAARQFVEKGLDVWVVGGPGEKAMAQEIVAAGGPRVRDLTGTDLRNGVLAMAAAGVAISNDSGLMHIAAALGTPTIGIFGPTNPYLWAPLNGLAATVVQDKSILSCQPCQSTICRMNDHRCMRDIAASEVVAIAERVLSESAARATT
- the rfaD gene encoding ADP-glyceromanno-heptose 6-epimerase is translated as MLLVTGGAGFIGSNVVAALNDAGRSDVVVCDLLGHDGKWRNLAKRQLADIVPPAELIDWLKGRKLDAVIHLGAISETTATDGDLVIETNFRLSMRLLDWCTANAVPFIYASSAATYGDGEEGFGDDASLAALKTLRPMNLYGWSKHLFDLAVAERVARGDKLPPQWAGLKFFNVFGPNEYHKGTMMSVLAKRFDDIKAGRVVQLFKSHREGIADGDQRRDFIYVDDVVRVIMWLLATPSVSGLFNVGTGKARSFKDMMVAAYAALGTKPNIDYVDMPEAIRGSYQYFTQSEVDRLCRAGYNGGFTALEDAVTAYVRGYLDRPDRFR